Proteins from a single region of Candidatus Binatia bacterium:
- the alaS gene encoding alanine--tRNA ligase codes for MTGAEIRSAFLEFFAARGHEIVPSASLVPEKDPTLLFTNAGMVPFKNVFLGIETRAVPRAASAQRCLRLSGKHNDLEQVGRDTYHHTLFEMLGNWSFGDYGKREAIRWAWELLTAEWRLPKEKLWATVFREDDEAERCWREETDIGRDRILRFGEADNFWEMGETGPCGPCSEIHIDRGPEACDLAGSPGHRCGVNAGCSRFVELWNLVFIQFNRTQDGTLEQLRSRHVDTGMGLERIAAVLQGVPSNYDTDLFRGLIAFVEKESGSRYGRDSRRDVSFRVLADHSRAVSFLVVDGVYPSNEGRGYVLRRLVRRAARHAYRLGLDRPFLYRMVEPVAEILGGAYPEIVPKVSHVQEVVRAEEERFAETLEKGLLLLEEEKRRLLEKGARELPGEIAFRLYDTYGFPLDMTEDILREEGIAVDREGFERAMEAQRRKAREARRAQLDLALPSSALRSRFVGDRIYEFESPVVAVFRAGEEVAEVREGDEAILVTEETPFYGESGGQVGDRGWIEAEDGSRFEVLDTQKPNPDLTVHVGVVRRGAFRRGQNVRLRIDRERREGARLHHSATHILHSVLRERLGTGVQQAGSLVAPDRLRFDFTHPAGLDEETIAEIEDRVNAYIRENAPVVSEEMPYDEAIRAGALAFFGDKYGPRVRVVRMGDFSVELCGGTHVSRTGDIGVFKVASQSAVAAGVRRLEARTGPAALAEIRTHEAVLRQLGDLLKGSEEEVAAKVERLLAQQRELERQLAELRGRLAGAQSADLLREAFASPRGFRVVAARVDDADPERLREMADALRARLGRGLVVLAGEARGRVHLLAAVTKDLAGEIHAGELVRRLAPIVGGRGGGRPEFAQAGGKDASKIAAVLEAVRTEFGHGGSA; via the coding sequence ATGACCGGCGCGGAAATTCGGTCCGCCTTTCTCGAGTTTTTCGCCGCGCGAGGGCACGAAATCGTGCCGAGCGCTTCCCTCGTGCCCGAAAAAGACCCGACGCTTCTTTTCACCAACGCGGGCATGGTGCCGTTCAAGAACGTCTTTCTCGGCATCGAGACCCGTGCCGTGCCCCGAGCCGCGAGCGCCCAGCGGTGCCTCAGGCTCAGCGGGAAGCACAACGACCTCGAGCAGGTCGGTCGCGATACCTACCACCACACGCTGTTCGAGATGCTCGGCAACTGGTCGTTCGGAGACTACGGAAAACGGGAAGCGATCCGGTGGGCCTGGGAGCTGCTCACCGCCGAATGGAGGCTCCCGAAGGAAAAGCTCTGGGCGACCGTGTTCCGGGAGGACGACGAGGCGGAGAGGTGCTGGCGCGAGGAGACGGACATCGGGCGGGACCGGATCCTCCGCTTCGGCGAGGCCGACAACTTCTGGGAGATGGGCGAGACCGGTCCCTGTGGGCCGTGCTCCGAGATCCACATCGACCGGGGGCCCGAAGCCTGCGATCTCGCGGGGTCGCCGGGTCACCGGTGCGGCGTGAATGCGGGGTGCAGCCGCTTCGTCGAACTCTGGAATCTCGTCTTCATCCAGTTCAACCGCACCCAGGACGGCACGCTCGAGCAGCTCCGCTCGCGGCACGTCGACACGGGGATGGGTCTCGAACGGATCGCGGCCGTTCTCCAGGGAGTTCCCTCGAACTACGACACCGACCTCTTCCGCGGCCTCATCGCGTTCGTCGAGAAGGAGAGCGGCTCGCGCTACGGCCGGGATTCCCGCCGCGACGTGTCCTTCCGGGTCCTCGCGGACCACAGCCGCGCCGTGTCCTTCCTGGTCGTGGACGGCGTCTACCCCTCCAACGAGGGCAGGGGGTACGTCCTGCGGAGACTCGTGCGGCGCGCCGCCCGGCACGCCTACCGACTCGGCCTCGACCGCCCGTTCCTCTACCGGATGGTCGAACCGGTGGCCGAGATCCTCGGGGGGGCCTATCCCGAAATCGTGCCCAAGGTTTCCCACGTCCAGGAGGTCGTTCGCGCGGAGGAGGAAAGGTTCGCGGAAACCCTGGAGAAAGGGCTTCTTCTGCTCGAAGAGGAAAAACGTCGGCTCCTGGAGAAGGGGGCTCGGGAGCTTCCCGGGGAAATCGCTTTTCGGCTCTACGACACGTACGGCTTCCCGCTCGACATGACCGAGGACATCCTTCGCGAGGAGGGGATCGCCGTGGATCGCGAGGGATTCGAGCGCGCCATGGAGGCGCAGCGGCGGAAGGCACGAGAAGCCCGTCGAGCGCAGCTCGACCTCGCGCTTCCTTCCTCCGCTCTCCGCTCCCGTTTCGTGGGAGACCGTATCTACGAGTTCGAGTCCCCCGTGGTCGCGGTCTTCCGTGCGGGCGAGGAGGTGGCGGAGGTACGGGAAGGCGACGAGGCCATCCTCGTGACCGAAGAGACCCCGTTCTACGGGGAATCGGGCGGTCAGGTCGGCGATCGGGGATGGATCGAGGCCGAGGACGGTTCCAGGTTCGAGGTGCTCGACACGCAGAAGCCCAACCCGGATTTGACCGTTCACGTGGGGGTCGTGCGCCGCGGAGCGTTCCGGCGGGGGCAGAACGTGAGGTTACGAATCGACCGCGAGCGCAGGGAGGGCGCGCGGCTGCACCACTCGGCCACGCACATCCTGCACTCCGTGCTCCGGGAAAGGCTCGGCACCGGGGTCCAGCAGGCCGGGTCGCTCGTGGCCCCCGACCGACTCCGTTTCGATTTCACGCATCCCGCGGGGCTCGACGAGGAAACGATCGCCGAAATCGAGGATCGCGTGAACGCTTACATCCGCGAGAACGCGCCCGTGGTTTCGGAAGAAATGCCCTACGACGAGGCCATTCGGGCGGGGGCGCTCGCCTTTTTCGGGGACAAGTACGGGCCGCGGGTACGCGTCGTCCGCATGGGAGACTTTTCCGTCGAGCTTTGCGGTGGGACGCACGTGAGCCGCACCGGAGACATCGGCGTCTTCAAGGTCGCCTCGCAGAGCGCGGTGGCGGCGGGCGTTCGCAGGCTCGAAGCCCGCACGGGACCGGCGGCGCTCGCCGAGATCCGCACGCACGAAGCGGTCCTGCGGCAGCTCGGAGACCTCCTGAAGGGCTCCGAGGAGGAAGTGGCCGCCAAGGTCGAACGACTGCTCGCCCAGCAGAGGGAACTCGAACGCCAGCTCGCCGAGCTCCGGGGCCGTCTCGCGGGTGCCCAGAGCGCCGACCTCCTGCGCGAGGCGTTCGCGTCGCCGCGCGGGTTCCGGGTCGTGGCGGCCCGGGTCGACGACGCGGATCCCGAGCGGCTGCGAGAAATGGCCGACGCCCTGCGGGCGAGGCTGGGGCGGGGGCTCGTCGTGCTCGCGGGGGAAGCACGAGGGCGGGTCCATCTTCTCGCGGCGGTCACGAAGGATCTCGCGGGCGAGATCCATGCCGGGGAACTCGTGAGACGACTCGCGCCGATCGTGGGGGGCAGGGGCGGAGGTCGCCCGGAGTTCGCGCAGGCGGGGGGGAAGGATGCGAGCAAGATCGCTGCGGTGCTCGAGGCCGTGCGCACGGAGTTCGGACACGGGGGAAGTGCCTAG
- a CDS encoding phosphate starvation protein PhoH translates to MPSSEPRAQELRFGDPKLFRELLGSGDANLRALERALGVRILTGPNSLSVSGDAVERELAVRVLAQLYGLLEKGYPVYPADVEYAVRILSHDRNADLAEIFLDTVYVTSSKRVVTPKSVAQKQYIDAIRKFDVVFGIGPAGTGKTYLAMAMAVSELVKNNFSRVILTRPAVEAGEKLGYLPGDLVEKVNPYLRPLYDALHDIVDFDRVQRWLERGSIEVAPLAFMRGRTLNDSFVILDEAQNTTPEQMKMFLTRLGYDSKAVITGDVTQIDLPPGVRSGLKDAQRVLAGIEGIRFCFFTEADVVRHPLVQDILAAYERAEAERARKAKNAEE, encoded by the coding sequence GTGCCTAGTTCGGAGCCACGAGCGCAGGAGCTTCGGTTCGGAGACCCGAAGCTCTTCCGAGAACTTCTCGGTTCCGGAGACGCGAACCTCCGTGCGCTCGAGCGGGCTCTGGGCGTCCGGATCCTCACGGGGCCGAATTCGCTGTCCGTATCGGGCGACGCCGTGGAGCGGGAGCTCGCCGTTCGGGTTCTCGCACAGCTCTACGGTCTCCTGGAAAAGGGTTATCCCGTCTACCCGGCCGACGTCGAATACGCGGTCCGGATCCTGAGCCACGACCGGAACGCCGACCTCGCGGAGATTTTCCTCGACACGGTCTACGTTACCTCGAGCAAGCGTGTCGTCACGCCGAAAAGCGTCGCGCAAAAGCAGTACATCGACGCCATCCGCAAGTTCGACGTGGTTTTCGGGATCGGCCCCGCCGGCACCGGGAAAACCTATCTCGCGATGGCCATGGCCGTGAGCGAGCTCGTCAAGAACAACTTCAGCCGGGTCATCCTCACTCGTCCGGCCGTCGAGGCGGGGGAGAAGCTCGGATACCTGCCCGGCGACCTCGTGGAAAAGGTGAATCCGTATTTGCGGCCCCTCTACGACGCGCTGCACGACATCGTGGACTTCGACCGGGTGCAGCGCTGGCTCGAACGCGGCTCGATCGAAGTCGCTCCGCTCGCTTTCATGAGGGGCCGAACGCTGAACGATTCCTTCGTCATCCTGGACGAGGCTCAGAACACGACGCCCGAACAGATGAAAATGTTTCTCACCCGGCTGGGGTACGATTCCAAGGCGGTCATCACGGGTGACGTAACGCAGATCGACCTTCCGCCGGGCGTGCGCTCGGGACTCAAGGACGCGCAAAGAGTGCTCGCGGGCATCGAGGGAATCCGGTTCTGCTTTTTCACCGAAGCCGACGTCGTGCGCCACCCGCTCGTGCAGGACATCCTGGCCGCTTACGAACGTGCCGAGGCCGAGCGAGCGCGGAAGGCGAAAAACGCCGAAGAATGA
- the ybeY gene encoding endoribonuclease YbeY has protein sequence MSVEVLSRRRARGVRVREVRAAARLLLERTGHARSELSVALVGDREMELLHRRYLGKEGPTDVLSFPGPGGIAPGEAPLLGDVVISLDTAAREAAELGVPLAERVRALLVHGYLHLLGYDHEKSPSEARRMKAREEELLSFLRRRTAKKSRKD, from the coding sequence ATGAGCGTCGAAGTGCTTTCGCGGCGCCGGGCTCGCGGGGTTCGCGTGCGGGAGGTGCGTGCGGCTGCCCGGCTCCTGCTCGAACGCACGGGGCACGCGCGATCCGAGCTCAGCGTGGCGCTCGTGGGCGACCGGGAAATGGAGCTCCTACACCGCCGCTACCTCGGGAAGGAAGGCCCGACGGACGTTCTCTCGTTTCCCGGCCCGGGCGGGATCGCTCCGGGTGAAGCACCGCTCCTCGGGGACGTCGTGATCTCGCTCGACACGGCAGCCAGGGAGGCCGCGGAGCTCGGTGTCCCGCTGGCCGAGCGGGTTCGCGCCCTGCTCGTGCACGGCTACCTGCACCTCCTGGGCTACGACCACGAGAAGTCTCCGTCCGAAGCGCGCCGGATGAAGGCCCGGGAGGAGGAGCTTCTCTCGTTTCTCCGGCGTAGGACGGCCAAAAAGTCCCGAAAAGATTGA
- a CDS encoding FmdB family transcriptional regulator, with amino-acid sequence MPIYEYQCPKCGRFEIMQRITEDALRRCPKCRSKVTKLISQSSFQFKGSGWYVTDYARAGKQDGKKAEAESSRSETKSEKPEKADESKPKGKESRAAA; translated from the coding sequence ATGCCGATCTACGAATACCAGTGTCCGAAATGCGGTCGGTTCGAAATCATGCAGCGCATCACGGAAGACGCCCTGCGGCGTTGCCCGAAATGCCGGAGCAAGGTGACGAAGCTGATCTCGCAGTCCTCCTTCCAGTTCAAGGGCAGCGGCTGGTACGTGACGGACTACGCCCGGGCCGGCAAGCAGGACGGCAAGAAAGCCGAGGCCGAGAGCTCCCGGAGCGAAACGAAGTCGGAAAAACCGGAAAAGGCGGACGAATCCAAGCCCAAGGGGAAGGAATCGCGGGCGGCCGCGTGA
- a CDS encoding hypothetical protein (possible pseudo, frameshifted): MPGLLALRELPAIVLAWEKLRIRPDLLLCDAQGTAHPNRFGLACRLGVVLGVATVGCGKSPLVGEHDPVPAHRGARAWLWHEGERVGLVVRTRASVRPLYVSPGHGIGFDESYRVVLDASPHTRLPEPLRAAHHLATLARNAEV, encoded by the coding sequence GTGCCGGGGCTTCTGGCCCTCCGGGAGCTCCCGGCAATCGTGCTGGCTTGGGAAAAGCTTCGCATCCGGCCGGACCTGCTTCTCTGCGACGCGCAGGGCACGGCTCACCCGAACCGCTTCGGTCTGGCCTGTCGGCTCGGCGTCGTACTCGGCGTGGCCACGGTGGGGTGCGGCAAGAGTCCCTTGGTGGGCGAGCACGACCCGGTGCCGGCGCATCGAGGGGCCCGTGCCTGGCTCTGGCACGAAGGTGAAAGGGTGGGCCTCGTCGTCCGGACCCGGGCTTCGGTCCGGCCCCTGTACGTTTCTCCGGGGCACGGAATCGGATTCGACGAGTCCTACCGTGTCGTGCTCGATGCGAGTCCGCACACTCGACTGCCCGAGCCCCTGCGTGCGGCTCACCACCTGGCCACGCTCGCTCGAAACGCGGAGGTATGA
- the hyuA gene encoding N-methylhydantoinase A, whose translation MRGRLFVGVDTGGTFTDVVASRAGRVEATKVLSTPRAPARAVLEGLARLLGEEKPEVLGYGTTVATNSILERRGARVLLFTTAGCEDVVEIGRQERPDLYALEPRRPPPLVPRRWRCGIRERVDAEGRVLESLSAGSVAEARRVVRRGGPDSVAICFLHSYRNPAHEKKLARALRRDGVFCSVSHELSPLPREFERFSTTVANAYVAPRMSSHLEELARALGGTVLRVMQSNGGAVGAAVASREAVRTVLSGPAAGVVGALAVGRRFGRSRILTFDMGGTSTDVSLVDGEPSRRTETEVGGVVLLVPALDVHTVGAGGGSIAFCDSGGMLRVGPKSAGADPGPACYGKGDLPTVTDANLLLGRLGHGLLAGGLELHPDRAHRAVARLARALGVSWEEAAEGIVEVANVTMARALRRVSVERGYDPREYTLVAFGGAAGLHACALAELLSVEQVLVPPEPGVLSAWGALVADVVREWTRTVRKVEPSWAELGRVREKLSAEAFAALRHEGKGVVFRSVIHARYLGQSYEIEVPFRRSYVTLFHRAHEKLYGYADPARPVEVVALSLVAIVPGRRCGFPPVRGVPLRRSWTRLRARGRWWKAPVLSRDDLEGRISGPAVLAEEGSTLFLPPGWRARVLDGGALELVRER comes from the coding sequence ATGAGAGGCCGCCTTTTCGTCGGCGTCGACACGGGGGGAACTTTCACCGACGTGGTCGCGTCCCGGGCCGGTCGTGTGGAGGCCACGAAAGTGCTCTCCACGCCCCGGGCGCCGGCGCGGGCGGTTCTCGAAGGGCTCGCGCGGCTTCTCGGGGAGGAGAAACCCGAAGTTCTCGGGTACGGTACGACCGTAGCGACCAACTCGATCCTCGAGCGACGCGGCGCACGCGTCCTGCTTTTCACCACCGCGGGATGCGAGGACGTGGTCGAGATCGGGCGCCAAGAGCGTCCGGACCTCTATGCGCTCGAGCCGCGGCGCCCGCCGCCGCTCGTTCCGCGGCGGTGGCGGTGCGGGATCCGCGAGCGGGTGGACGCCGAGGGCAGGGTGCTCGAGTCCCTGTCGGCCGGCTCCGTGGCCGAAGCCAGGCGGGTCGTGCGGCGTGGCGGCCCGGACTCCGTCGCGATCTGTTTCCTGCACTCTTACAGGAACCCTGCACACGAGAAAAAGCTCGCACGGGCGCTGCGGCGGGACGGGGTTTTCTGTTCCGTTTCGCACGAACTTTCTCCGCTACCGAGGGAATTCGAGCGTTTTTCGACCACCGTCGCCAATGCCTACGTGGCACCCAGGATGTCCTCCCACCTCGAGGAGCTCGCCCGCGCTCTCGGCGGAACGGTCTTGCGCGTGATGCAATCGAACGGCGGTGCCGTCGGCGCGGCGGTAGCGAGCCGCGAGGCTGTTCGGACCGTGCTTTCCGGCCCCGCCGCCGGAGTCGTGGGAGCGCTCGCCGTAGGGCGGCGATTCGGCCGGAGCCGGATCCTGACGTTCGACATGGGAGGCACGTCCACGGACGTGAGCCTTGTCGACGGAGAACCCTCGCGTAGAACCGAGACGGAGGTGGGTGGCGTCGTCCTCCTCGTCCCGGCACTGGACGTGCATACCGTGGGTGCGGGTGGCGGGTCGATCGCCTTCTGTGACTCGGGGGGCATGCTGCGGGTCGGCCCGAAGAGCGCGGGCGCCGACCCGGGCCCTGCCTGCTACGGGAAGGGAGACTTGCCGACGGTGACGGACGCGAACCTTCTCCTCGGTCGGCTGGGCCACGGACTCCTCGCGGGGGGCTTGGAGCTCCATCCGGACCGTGCGCACCGGGCGGTGGCCAGGCTTGCGAGGGCTCTCGGTGTTTCGTGGGAAGAAGCCGCCGAAGGCATCGTCGAGGTCGCGAACGTCACCATGGCGCGGGCGCTGCGCCGGGTGTCCGTGGAAAGGGGGTACGACCCGCGGGAGTACACGCTCGTCGCGTTCGGCGGTGCGGCCGGTCTCCACGCCTGCGCTCTCGCCGAGCTGCTTTCCGTCGAGCAAGTACTGGTGCCTCCCGAGCCCGGAGTGCTCTCGGCCTGGGGGGCGCTCGTGGCCGACGTGGTCAGGGAATGGACCCGAACGGTGCGGAAAGTCGAGCCGAGCTGGGCGGAACTCGGGCGCGTCCGGGAGAAGCTTTCGGCGGAGGCTTTCGCCGCCCTCCGGCACGAAGGGAAAGGCGTGGTTTTCCGCTCCGTGATCCACGCCAGATATCTCGGGCAGTCCTACGAGATCGAGGTCCCTTTCCGCCGTTCCTACGTCACGCTGTTCCACCGGGCACACGAGAAGCTCTACGGGTACGCGGATCCCGCGAGGCCGGTCGAGGTCGTGGCTCTCTCGCTCGTGGCGATCGTTCCGGGGCGGCGTTGCGGCTTCCCACCGGTCCGGGGAGTGCCCCTGCGACGATCGTGGACTCGACTCCGAGCCCGGGGGCGGTGGTGGAAAGCTCCCGTTCTCTCCCGCGACGATCTCGAGGGGAGGATTTCTGGACCGGCCGTCCTGGCGGAGGAAGGCTCGACCCTGTTTTTGCCCCCCGGGTGGAGGGCACGGGTCCTCGATGGGGGCGCGTTGGAGCTCGTCCGTGAGCGTTGA
- the hyuB gene encoding N-methylhydantoinase B, with protein sequence MGARWSSSVSVDPLTLSVFSHRLAGVAEEMGACLARSAFSPNIKERRDFSCAVFDRNGEMIAHAAHIPVHLGSAPLSVRAAIEAVDPGPGDVVVLNDPYAGGTHLPDVTLVAPVVRGDGKRIGYVANRAHHADVGGMAPGSMPLATEIYQEGLRIPPVRIVKSGRPDEELLRLFLANVRNARERRGDLLAQIASLRLGAARFLEIESAYGGPRTEALVRGLLASSERMMQSVLRAIPQGNYEAEDVLDDDGFGRSEIRIRLRLRVRSGHAVFDFRESQDQVRGGLNANRAVTIACVFYVLRCLASEPIPANAGILRPVRVLTRPGSVVDALFPSAVAGGNVETSQRIVDVILRALARALPERIPAASCGSMNNVALGGRDPRDGSEYSYYETVAGGAGGGPAGPGVSAIHTHMTNTRNTPIEALEAYYPLRVRRYAIRRNSGGRGKHPGGDGIVREIEFLAPARVSLLGERRRHGPYGLRGGGAGRPGLDRLVFADGRTKKLPPKGTFDVPPGARLLVATPGGGGWGALRRSGRRRRSKASVRARSGVSGAG encoded by the coding sequence ATGGGGGCGCGTTGGAGCTCGTCCGTGAGCGTTGACCCCCTCACGCTTTCGGTCTTTTCGCACCGCCTGGCCGGCGTGGCGGAAGAAATGGGAGCTTGCCTCGCCAGAAGCGCCTTCTCGCCGAACATCAAGGAAAGAAGGGACTTTTCCTGCGCGGTCTTCGACCGGAACGGGGAAATGATCGCCCACGCGGCCCACATCCCCGTCCATCTCGGTTCGGCGCCGCTTTCGGTCCGTGCGGCCATCGAAGCGGTCGACCCCGGGCCCGGAGACGTCGTGGTTCTGAACGATCCCTACGCGGGAGGCACCCACCTACCCGACGTCACGCTGGTCGCGCCCGTCGTGCGTGGCGATGGAAAACGCATCGGGTACGTGGCGAACCGCGCGCATCACGCCGACGTCGGGGGCATGGCTCCGGGGTCCATGCCGCTCGCCACGGAAATCTACCAGGAGGGGCTTCGGATTCCTCCCGTTCGCATCGTGAAATCGGGAAGGCCGGACGAGGAACTCCTGCGGCTCTTTCTCGCGAACGTCCGAAACGCCCGAGAGCGCCGGGGGGACCTGCTCGCCCAGATCGCCTCGCTGCGGCTCGGGGCTGCGCGGTTCCTGGAGATCGAGAGTGCCTACGGGGGCCCGAGGACGGAAGCCCTCGTCCGCGGTTTGCTCGCCTCCTCGGAGAGGATGATGCAGTCCGTTCTGAGAGCCATCCCCCAGGGCAACTACGAGGCAGAAGACGTTCTCGACGACGACGGCTTCGGAAGGTCGGAGATTCGAATCCGGCTACGCCTTCGGGTCCGCTCGGGGCACGCGGTCTTCGACTTTCGCGAGTCCCAGGACCAGGTACGGGGAGGACTGAACGCGAACCGGGCCGTCACGATCGCGTGTGTTTTCTACGTCCTTCGGTGCCTCGCCTCGGAGCCCATCCCTGCCAACGCGGGGATCCTGCGCCCCGTCCGCGTTCTCACCCGCCCGGGCTCCGTGGTCGATGCCCTCTTTCCCTCGGCCGTGGCGGGGGGAAACGTCGAGACTTCCCAGCGGATTGTCGACGTCATCCTTCGCGCGTTGGCTCGTGCTTTGCCGGAGCGGATTCCGGCGGCGAGCTGCGGGTCGATGAACAACGTCGCTCTCGGCGGACGGGACCCCCGGGACGGGAGCGAATATTCCTACTACGAGACCGTCGCGGGCGGAGCCGGAGGAGGGCCCGCGGGGCCCGGGGTTTCTGCCATTCACACGCACATGACCAACACCCGGAACACCCCGATCGAGGCACTCGAGGCCTACTACCCACTTCGTGTGCGGCGCTACGCTATACGCCGGAACTCCGGCGGGCGGGGCAAGCACCCCGGTGGAGACGGGATCGTGCGCGAAATCGAGTTCCTCGCCCCCGCCCGCGTCTCCCTTCTCGGAGAGCGCCGGCGGCACGGTCCCTACGGTCTACGGGGTGGTGGAGCCGGGCGTCCCGGCCTCGACCGCCTCGTTTTCGCCGACGGCCGGACGAAGAAACTCCCGCCGAAAGGCACGTTCGACGTTCCCCCCGGAGCGCGGCTTCTGGTCGCGACTCCCGGTGGGGGAGGATGGGGCGCGCTCAGGCGGTCGGGCCGGCGCCGGCGCTCGAAAGCCTCCGTTCGAGCTCGTTCAGGCGTTTCCGGAGCCGGTTGA
- a CDS encoding glycerol-3-phosphate dehydrogenase/oxidase, whose protein sequence is MHAVPKERKEGNFSQRRRAASIAELERGVFDVLVVGGGITGAGVAREAALRGLRVALVERRDFAFGTSSRSSKLIHGGLRYLEQGDVGLVREAATERQTIRRLAPYLVRPVEMLVPVASRRGQAKLRVGLWAYDKIARVPEEERHRILDKEEALAVEPLLRPENVHGAGLYYEYLTDDARLVLAVLKRAAELGAVALNYASVVGLLSDSRGVQGAEVRDELGDGTFRVRARVVVNAAGPWVDAVRLLGDGGRPRLHLTKGVHLVVPREKVPVGRIVVMSARDRRSVFAVPRERVVYVGTTDTDYEGSFDDPPVSLEDAEYLLDAVVRTLRCGSLEPSDVCAAWAGLRPLLHEEGKKPSEISRRDEIWVEKNGLVSVAGGKLTTFRKMAQRVLEKVEERLRAQGVSVPPDRGASDVDPLSGGETGQDLSAYAHGLRARWPAVAPEAIERLVAIYGSLAERILGRMTAEPELAEPLTPGSPVTRAEVEYAVTEEMAATLRDFLERRTRMLLFDLRNGLPEAPEAARLLGELLGWSEHRVREEAAAYAESVRALRTFVSGRVAGRRTAHA, encoded by the coding sequence ATGCACGCCGTGCCAAAGGAGCGCAAAGAGGGGAACTTTTCCCAGCGCCGACGCGCCGCGTCGATCGCCGAGCTCGAACGCGGGGTCTTCGACGTCCTGGTCGTCGGCGGCGGGATCACCGGTGCCGGGGTGGCCCGGGAGGCGGCACTGCGGGGTTTGCGCGTGGCTCTCGTCGAACGTCGCGACTTCGCTTTCGGTACGAGCAGCCGGTCTTCGAAGCTGATCCACGGTGGTCTCAGGTACCTCGAGCAGGGGGACGTCGGACTCGTCAGGGAAGCCGCGACCGAGCGGCAGACCATTCGCAGGCTGGCGCCGTACCTCGTGCGGCCCGTGGAAATGCTGGTGCCGGTAGCGTCCCGTAGAGGGCAGGCGAAACTGCGGGTGGGGCTCTGGGCGTACGACAAGATCGCGCGAGTGCCGGAAGAGGAACGCCACCGGATTCTCGACAAGGAGGAAGCCCTCGCTGTCGAGCCTCTCCTGCGCCCGGAAAACGTCCACGGGGCCGGGCTCTACTACGAGTACCTGACCGACGACGCCCGGCTCGTGCTTGCCGTCCTGAAGCGCGCGGCCGAGCTCGGCGCCGTGGCCCTGAACTACGCGTCGGTCGTCGGCCTGCTCTCGGACTCGCGGGGCGTGCAAGGAGCGGAAGTGCGCGACGAGTTGGGCGACGGTACTTTCCGCGTTCGCGCGCGTGTCGTCGTGAACGCCGCGGGGCCCTGGGTCGACGCGGTACGGCTCCTCGGAGACGGAGGGCGCCCGCGGCTTCACCTGACGAAGGGCGTCCACCTGGTGGTCCCCCGCGAAAAGGTCCCGGTAGGCAGGATCGTCGTCATGTCCGCGCGGGACCGTCGTTCCGTTTTTGCCGTGCCTCGGGAGCGGGTGGTCTACGTCGGGACGACGGATACCGACTACGAAGGTTCCTTCGACGACCCGCCGGTGAGTCTCGAGGACGCGGAATACCTTCTCGACGCGGTCGTGCGGACCCTGCGGTGCGGAAGTCTCGAACCCTCGGACGTGTGTGCGGCGTGGGCCGGTCTTCGGCCCCTGCTCCACGAGGAAGGGAAAAAGCCCAGTGAGATTTCTCGCAGGGACGAAATTTGGGTCGAAAAGAACGGCCTCGTGTCCGTGGCCGGGGGAAAGCTCACGACCTTCCGGAAAATGGCGCAGCGCGTTCTCGAGAAGGTGGAGGAGCGCCTGCGGGCCCAGGGCGTTTCGGTTCCTCCCGATCGCGGAGCGAGCGACGTCGATCCGCTCTCGGGGGGCGAAACGGGCCAGGACCTGAGCGCGTACGCGCACGGGCTCCGCGCGCGTTGGCCCGCGGTTGCGCCGGAGGCGATCGAGCGCCTGGTCGCCATCTACGGCTCTCTCGCCGAGCGCATTCTCGGGCGCATGACCGCCGAACCCGAGCTCGCCGAACCTCTGACACCCGGTTCGCCGGTGACGCGTGCGGAGGTAGAGTACGCCGTGACGGAAGAGATGGCCGCGACGCTTCGGGACTTTCTCGAGCGGCGTACTCGGATGCTTCTTTTCGACCTCCGCAACGGTCTTCCGGAAGCTCCCGAAGCGGCCCGACTTCTCGGCGAACTGCTCGGTTGGAGCGAGCACCGGGTACGGGAAGAAGCGGCTGCGTATGCGGAGTCGGTTCGGGCTCTGAGGACCTTCGTTTCGGGCCGGGTAGCGGGCCGGCGGACCGCTCATGCTTGA